A stretch of DNA from Desulfovibrio gilichinskyi:
AGCCGGATACACTCCACCGCCAAAACCTGAAACTCAGGTCGACAGGTGCAAGAAATGTAAACACGGCTTAGTTGATCCTGATATTGCTTACTGCCAAAAGCATGACCTTGCGCTTGAAGTCGAGGGCGGTGATATGATCATGGCGAATGGTGGTTTCGCTATTGAATGTTACGGCAAAGACTGGAGGGAAGTTAGATGCCATTAGTTGAACTTATTCGAGTGGAACAAACCGACAAGGCAACGATTGGAGTCCTTAAGGTTGAAGGTCAGGTCATATGCTGGACTCTTGAAGAGCCGTGGAAAGACAATCAAGAAGACGTTTCTTGTATTCCTGCAGGTGAGTATGAGTTTAAGTTAGAACATTCTCCAAGCAAGGGACGGAAGCTCTGGACAATTAAAGGAGTCCCGCTCCGTTCATATGTCCGTATTCATATCGGCAATACCGTTGATGATACTGAGGGATGCCCACTTACTGGATCATTTCCCGGAAAACTAAACGGTAAAAGGGCAGTACTAAGCAGCACCCAAGCCTTTAATAAGTTTATGGAGGCTATGACAGGATGGTCGGACAAGGCTCGGATAGTGATAAAATCGGTGTAGAGTTCATCGACTTAGCCTTGCTCATTGGGGAACCGAAAGCTCGTGAACTTTGTGAGGAATACAAAGGGCAAATTTTGCCGGAACCTCCACCCAAGCCAAGGCAGGTACGCAACAAGACGATCCGTGACCTGTACTTTAAAGATGGATTAACACAAACGGTGATATCTAAAAGGTACGGGTTAACAAGACGATGGATTAACTATATAATTAGTAGTAGTGACTAAAACAAAGCCCCGCTTTCTCAATGTAGAAGGTGGGGCTTTTCTCGTAATGTGAAGTTGTGAATATTTTTTACTTCACCAATTCTACAAGCAATCACTATACACACTACATGAGCAACGACAAAACAATATCTGTTTGTGACGCAATAGAAGGCGGCTTTGATTCAGAGGCATACCGTAGTTGGTCTGATGAACAGAATTTATATACAGAAGATGCAGACTCCCTTGAAGGTATGACTATTGAAACCTACCCTCAAAGATAAACTACGGCATTATTTAAACCCTCTGCATGTAAAGTGTAGATTGTATGATGCTGTGAATTATTTTTGTGTGTTGTATGAAAAGATTTATAAGGCGGTTTTGTGACCGTCTAACCTTAAACCTCGGAGAATGAACAAACATGGATGTAGTTCAGATTATCCAAACAGCGGGGCTGGTGATTGGCGCATGCGCTGCAATTGCCGCTATTACCCCAACGCCTAAAGATGATGCATTCTTTAAGCCTCTCGTAACGCTTATTAACATTCTTGGCTGTAATGTCGGTCAGGCCAAAAACAAAGGCGGCAAGTAATGCGTAAAATTCTCTTACTATTTTTCATTGTTGCTTTTGCTGCGTCAGGTTGTGCATTCAAAACAATTTCAGACCTTCCTGCAGAAGATCAGGCCGTTGAATATGCAAATTTCGTTTTAGACTCGTACAACGCTACTTATCATAAGTACAACGAGATTAAGCATACAATCCCCGCAGAACAGAATGCCACAGCCGTCTCCTTTGTGAAGGCTATGAATAATGCCAAACCTGCCGTTTTAGCCCTCTCTTATGCGGCTGAATCATGGAAAACGGCAACGGTAGACGACTCGGCAAAGGCTGAACTTGTTTACCGACAACAGAGACTTATTGCCGCTGACATTCTCGACAAGGCTATGGACCTTTGGGCTAAATTAAACGGGGATGAAGAATGATTGAATTTAATATCGAAGATATAGAAATCTCAGAAGAATCAGCGGTTGCTATCGGTGATGTTGTTGGATCACTCGCAGGGCTTATTGCTGCGGGAACTCCTATTGCTCCTTTAGCCCCATTTATCGGCTTAGCTGTAGCGCAGGGACTTAAGCTGACAAATGCAGGGTACAAGGTTCAGGGTCTTTCAGCACTCCAGAAGAAAGCAAAAGCTATCGAAGGATTGCCGGACCTTACAGCACCATAGGCGGCAACATGGCAGCAAAAGACGCATTCAGAGCCAGTTGTTGGCAGATTGATAAAAAAATAGGTCTTGCAATAATTTTAGGCGTTTTCATTCAATTTGGCGGGGTCATTTGGTGGGCTAGTGATCTCTCAGCAAGACTTGAATCAGTCGAAAATGAGCAAGCCCGATATGAGCATGTTCTCGAAGAGCTGGCTACAATTAAAGCAAACGTTGCATGGATTAAACAAGCATTAGAGAAATAGTTTTTTCTCCTCCCTCCTCTCGGGGCTGGTGGGTATTCTCTATATTCACCGCCCCATTAAATACGCATTGTGAATACAAATATAAAATTGATCAATGCTATCAACTTAGACACTAGGCTTAAAGCTCCGCACAAAGCTTTATTACATGCCTTAGTCTCATTCAGAAACAGCAATACGGGCCAGTGTAATCCCTCAGTAGAATCAATCTCAGAGAGAGCCGGACTTTCAAAGAGGAACGCTTTCAGGATTTTATCAGACCTTAAGGAAGTAAGTATAATTTCATACTCAGGAAAACCAAACGTCAGCACTCAGTATGAATTATATCCATTTCCAAACAAATTTCGAGATAGTGCCATTTTGTCACCTGAACCATATAAGAAGAAAGGCACTAATTTTACACACTGGTCAGACGACTTATTAAAGCTGATTGCGGAAGTTAAGAACAGCACACACAAGAAGCATGACTATAAGCTTCATCCAATGAAAGGCGACCTGAATGTCAGTGAATGGAATAGAAAGCTATTTACCTGATGTAACACCAACACAAACGAGAGAATAGGGGCAAAGATGGGAAGACCACTTAAGTACAGCAACGTTGAAGATATGCAGGTAGCTATTGATGCCTACTTTGACGACTGCAACGAGAGAAAGAAACCCTATACAGTTACAGGATTAGCTCTTGCTCTAGGCTTTGCCACCAGAAACGGTTTGTTGAGATATGAGAAAGGCGAGATTGAAGAGACAGACGAGATCAAAGCCGAGTATCGACACACGATCAAAAAAGCGAAGTCCCTTGTTGAGATGCAGACGGAGGAAGAGCTTGTACTTGGTAAGTCTAATCCCATTGGTAAGATATTCACATTAAAGAACAATTACGGGTGGAAAGATAAGACCGAGGTCGAGAATACAGGCGGTATATCTGTTACAATCGCAGCATTCGGGCCAGCTCAAATAGCAGGTAATACTATGCCAGTGGATACTCAGTCCAGTGCGGTTGCTATTGAAAGTGTAAAGGTGGCAGGTGTTTACGAGAGTGACGAGTAATCTGTTCACCACTTTATACACCAATTGGCAGAGCGGGAAGGTTTTATTCGAGGGGGTGCGGTGGAGGTAGGGGGGGGGCTGGTTATAAGTCCGACCACCGCCCAAGGGTCCCATGCCGTCCAAGTTTATCTATACCTGTTGCACACACATCTTATTCAACAAAAAGGGTTCTCTAAATTTTTCGCATAAACAAAAGGGGGGTCTCTTTGGGTCTATGTAAAAGTGCTTGCAAGTCTGTTCACTATATTAAGTGGAACTCTAAAACGAGGCGTTGGCATAAGCGTCAGATCGCTAAACTTAGACGCCAGTTGATCAGGGCAGATATTGAGCATGCGCCTGAACGGGTAAGAGATTTGACCTATGGGTGGGCCGATTGAAAATATTTTTCAGAAAAATAAAAAGGATCTGGCGATTCTTAAATTTTGCAACAGATTTTGAAGTGGTTCGAGAATTGATGAGAGAAGAAGATAAGCAGAGAGGGAACAACATGAAGTTCAGAAAGAAGCCTGTAGTGATTGAAGCTTTTCAAATGACCAAAGAGCGCAGACAAGATAATTCCGAGTGGCCCGAGTGGTTGAATAAAGCTTGGAACAAAGAACTCGGTGAAATTGGATTTGTTGGCGGTCAAGATTTCTCAAATTCAGACGGGACAGATGAGCTTTTTATTACCACCCTTAAGGGTCACATGAGGTGTTCCTTCGGTGACTACATTATTAAAGGTGTTCAGGGCGAACTCTACCCCTGCAAGCTTGATATTTTTGAACAGACTTACGAAGCTGTAGAATAGTTTTTAAGCCGGAATAGCTCAATGGTAGAGCACCTGTTTTGTATTCAAAGGGTTGCGGGTTCAAGTCCTGCTTCCGGCTCCATGTTCCGGGATAGCTCAGCTGGATAGAGCAACAGCCTTCTAAGCTGTTTGTCGGGGGTTCGAATCCTCCTCTCGGAACCATTTTATTAGGTGGATTGGCAGAGCGGGAATGCGTCACTTTGCTAAAGTGTAGCCTACTCAAAAAGTAGCAGGGGTTCAATTCCCTTATCCACCGCCATAAGGAAGGTAGCGTTCAATGGTGAACAACTGGTCTTGAAAACCGGGCTGCGGTGATGAGTCGTAGGGGTTCGATTCCTCTACCTTCCTCCATATTTCTCAAACATCTAAACCATATTTAACCGGGCGGGACAGTATGTCCCTAATACAAAGGAATTGTAGCCTTGGCAAAACAAGAAATCACGATACCTTACGGGTTCATTCCTCGTGATTACCAGATACCTAAGTGGAACTATATTGCAAATGGCGGGAAAAGGGCCGTTTCAGTGTGGCATCGCAGGGCTGGTAAAGACCTCACAGAATGGAACCTTTTAATTTGCGAAGCCTTCAAACGGGTTGGCGCATACTATTACTTTTTACCTTATTATCAGCAGGGTAAGAAAATTATTTGGGATGGTATAGACGGCAATGGTCGAACCTTCCTTTCATACATCCCTAAACAGGTCTTAGACGGAAAGCCGAACAGTACCGAAATGAAAATCAAGCTTATCAACGGCTCGATTATTCAGATCATCGGTACAGATAATATTGATAGCGTTATGGGAACCAACCCCGTTGGTTGCATCTTCTCTGAATACTCACTCCAAGACCCTAGAGCTTGGGATTATATCTCACCGATCTTACTTGAGAATGATGGTTGGGCGGCTTTCAATTTTACCCCTCGTGGAATGAATCACGGTTGGGACATTTTCCAGATGGCTATGAAGTCACCGGATTGGTTCTGTGAACGATTAGCAGCTTGTTATCATCCTGAATACAATCCCGTTGGCGGGGGCGTGGGTGCTACAGGCGTTTTGACCCCTGACCAGATAGACAAAGAGCTGTCGGACGGGCGTTCCCCTTCACTTGTTAAGCAAGAATACTTTGTTGATTTTCAGGCCAGTTCTGACGACATATTAATACCTTTATCGCTGATTGATTCAGCTATTGACCGTGACATTTCATATAAAAATGCTCCGGCAGTTGCCGGCCTTGATGTTGGTCTGTCCCTGACTGGCGACCCTACCGCTTTGGTTATCAGAAAAGGCGGCAAGGTAATCGCTATCGAAGAAGTAAGGCTTGATGATTATGACGAAATTGCAGGTTGGGCATACCGTCACCTTATGATTCACAAATGTTTCACGGTTCTTGTTGATGGCATAGGTTGGGGGCAAGGGGCTTTTCAATCCTTACGGCGTTTGTACCCTTCACTGACTGTT
This window harbors:
- a CDS encoding DUF5675 family protein translates to MPLVELIRVEQTDKATIGVLKVEGQVICWTLEEPWKDNQEDVSCIPAGEYEFKLEHSPSKGRKLWTIKGVPLRSYVRIHIGNTVDDTEGCPLTGSFPGKLNGKRAVLSSTQAFNKFMEAMTGWSDKARIVIKSV
- a CDS encoding helix-turn-helix domain-containing protein, which codes for MNTNIKLINAINLDTRLKAPHKALLHALVSFRNSNTGQCNPSVESISERAGLSKRNAFRILSDLKEVSIISYSGKPNVSTQYELYPFPNKFRDSAILSPEPYKKKGTNFTHWSDDLLKLIAEVKNSTHKKHDYKLHPMKGDLNVSEWNRKLFT
- a CDS encoding terminase small subunit, whose amino-acid sequence is MGRPLKYSNVEDMQVAIDAYFDDCNERKKPYTVTGLALALGFATRNGLLRYEKGEIEETDEIKAEYRHTIKKAKSLVEMQTEEELVLGKSNPIGKIFTLKNNYGWKDKTEVENTGGISVTIAAFGPAQIAGNTMPVDTQSSAVAIESVKVAGVYESDE